A single region of the Stenotrophomonas sp. Marseille-Q4652 genome encodes:
- a CDS encoding TonB-dependent receptor, producing MRRNALMYSLQIALMALAAPLAAQEASPDAVQDLSAVQVTGSRIPRAQVEGPAPVAVITAQEIQASGFTSVPDVLRAMTQNGGETQSQQSSSGADFSPGAQQVDLRGLGPNHTLVLVNGRRIADFPMPFKGRSNFTDISNIPIGMIDRIEVLTGSASAIYGSDAISGVVNFILKNNTDGITVDVRMGTTSEGGGESFDASLVGGFEKGGLSGIYSVELQSQTPLWAYERDIQDSSQDAPTARTRIARRGWLRTDWWDDYIDPGEATCDRLAGQNGGTTYYAERPAYGMYCGSDEAIGYGTILSERRGANAYASLSYAFDNGTEWFADVQLGRHEVALFRDVTAWSHMAADGNEEGYFWNRNTDQIEFWQRQFTPEEIGGLNRNMIETTQKTYGLTTGFKGSFADAWDYEAALSWSRYNATISWPQIIAARANDLFLGPQLGTETWRGGEYPVYAANPDRLYTPLIRAEYDAIAARSVYRPESENGTLALTVSRGDLLQAPGGDVGFAGTIEVGHQSYALNPDPLATQYYYYSWKDSDGHGSRNRWAGAGELRIPLHERLNWSVAGRYDEYRYSGNSVGKGTWSTGLEWRPFDSLLVRGSYGTAFRAPDLHYVYAGIGNDETSGVDWYNYFLEGGDDPEDYEEGLIRTRSGNRNLDPETSTSWTAGLVWSPIEGLDLTADWFDIDMRDQVQDMSVDSILRDEAACRLGQLSATSPTCVDAVGRVTRSANGSLYGIYVNPINVARESTEGVDLSIRYRFDTGIGRFTLAGTHTWVKSHDFQQYEGDLVEDQFAINSGFDIPRTKSSVSLGWERNGWSATVHGQRLGRLPNGWSYDQVWEEGDSGPWVSATWRFNASLGYRFSDHTRLAVSVVNVANKMPPKDPTYTAYPYYDVSWFDSLGRQVNLQFTHKFGGSAL from the coding sequence CCGGCGCCGGTTGCCGTGATCACCGCCCAGGAAATCCAGGCCAGCGGCTTCACCAGCGTGCCCGACGTGCTGCGCGCGATGACCCAGAACGGCGGCGAGACCCAGAGCCAGCAGTCCTCCAGCGGCGCCGACTTCTCCCCCGGTGCGCAGCAGGTCGACCTGCGCGGCCTCGGCCCCAACCACACCCTGGTGCTGGTCAATGGCCGCCGCATCGCCGACTTCCCGATGCCGTTCAAGGGCCGCAGCAACTTCACCGACATCTCCAACATCCCGATCGGGATGATCGACCGCATCGAAGTACTCACCGGCAGCGCCTCGGCGATCTACGGCTCCGATGCGATCTCCGGCGTGGTCAACTTCATCCTGAAGAACAACACCGACGGCATCACCGTCGACGTGCGCATGGGCACCACCAGCGAAGGCGGCGGCGAGTCGTTCGATGCGTCGCTGGTTGGCGGTTTCGAGAAGGGTGGCCTGAGCGGCATCTACAGCGTCGAGCTGCAGTCGCAGACGCCGCTGTGGGCCTACGAGCGCGACATCCAGGACTCCTCGCAGGACGCGCCGACCGCGCGCACCCGCATCGCCCGCCGCGGCTGGCTGCGCACCGACTGGTGGGATGACTACATCGACCCGGGCGAGGCCACCTGCGACCGCCTGGCCGGCCAGAACGGCGGCACCACCTACTACGCCGAGCGCCCGGCCTACGGCATGTACTGCGGCTCGGACGAAGCCATCGGCTACGGCACGATCCTTAGCGAGCGCCGTGGTGCCAATGCCTACGCCTCGCTCAGCTACGCCTTCGACAATGGCACCGAATGGTTCGCCGACGTGCAACTGGGCCGCCACGAGGTCGCGCTGTTCCGCGACGTCACCGCGTGGTCGCACATGGCCGCCGATGGCAACGAGGAAGGCTATTTCTGGAACCGGAACACCGACCAGATCGAGTTCTGGCAGCGCCAGTTCACCCCCGAGGAAATCGGCGGGCTCAACCGCAACATGATCGAGACCACGCAGAAGACCTACGGCCTGACCACCGGCTTCAAGGGCAGCTTCGCCGACGCGTGGGACTACGAGGCCGCGCTGAGCTGGTCGCGCTACAACGCCACCATCAGCTGGCCGCAGATCATCGCGGCCAGGGCCAATGACCTGTTCCTCGGGCCGCAACTGGGCACCGAGACCTGGCGCGGTGGCGAGTATCCGGTGTACGCGGCCAATCCGGACCGCCTGTACACCCCGCTCATCCGCGCCGAGTACGACGCCATTGCGGCCCGCTCGGTCTACCGGCCCGAGTCGGAGAACGGCACGCTGGCCCTGACCGTCAGCCGCGGCGACCTGCTCCAGGCCCCGGGGGGCGATGTCGGCTTTGCCGGCACCATCGAAGTGGGCCACCAGAGCTATGCGCTCAATCCCGACCCGCTGGCCACGCAGTACTACTACTACAGCTGGAAGGACTCCGACGGTCACGGCAGCCGCAACCGCTGGGCCGGCGCGGGCGAGCTGCGCATCCCGCTGCACGAGCGCCTGAACTGGTCGGTGGCCGGTCGCTACGACGAGTACCGCTACTCCGGCAATTCAGTCGGCAAGGGCACCTGGAGCACCGGTCTGGAATGGCGTCCGTTCGATTCGCTGCTGGTCCGCGGCTCCTACGGCACCGCATTCCGCGCGCCGGACCTGCACTACGTCTATGCCGGTATCGGCAACGACGAGACCAGCGGCGTGGACTGGTACAACTATTTCCTAGAGGGCGGTGACGATCCGGAGGATTACGAGGAAGGCCTGATCCGCACCCGTTCGGGCAACCGCAACCTGGATCCGGAAACCAGCACCTCCTGGACCGCCGGCCTGGTGTGGTCGCCGATCGAGGGCCTTGACCTGACCGCGGACTGGTTCGACATCGACATGCGCGACCAGGTGCAGGACATGAGCGTGGACTCGATCCTGCGCGACGAGGCGGCCTGCCGCCTGGGCCAGCTCAGCGCCACCTCGCCGACCTGCGTGGATGCGGTGGGCCGCGTCACCCGCTCCGCCAATGGCTCGCTGTACGGCATCTACGTCAATCCGATCAATGTCGCCCGCGAATCCACCGAAGGCGTGGACCTGAGCATCCGCTACCGCTTCGACACCGGCATCGGCCGCTTCACGCTCGCCGGCACCCACACGTGGGTGAAGTCGCACGACTTCCAGCAGTACGAGGGCGACCTCGTCGAGGACCAGTTCGCGATCAACAGCGGCTTCGACATCCCGCGCACCAAGTCCAGCGTGTCACTGGGCTGGGAACGCAACGGCTGGAGCGCCACCGTGCACGGCCAGCGACTGGGCCGCCTGCCCAACGGCTGGTCGTATGACCAGGTCTGGGAAGAAGGCGATTCCGGTCCGTGGGTGTCGGCCACCTGGCGCTTCAACGCCTCGCTGGGCTACCGCTTCAGCGACCATACGCGCTTGGCCGTGTCGGTGGTCAACGTCGCCAACAAGATGCCGCCGAAGGATCCGACCTACACCGCCTACCCGTACTATGACGTGTCCTGGTTCGACAGCCTGGGCCGGCAGGTCAACCTGCAGTTCACCCACAAGTTCGGTGGCAGCGCGCTGTAA
- the ychF gene encoding redox-regulated ATPase YchF — MGIKCGIVGLPNVGKSTLFNALTKAGIAAANFPFCTIEPNTGIVPVPDPRLEALAAIVKPERVIPTTMEFVDIAGLVAGASKGEGLGNKFLAHIRETDAIAHVVRCFENGNVIHVANKVDPIADIETIDTELALADLESVLKALDRATRAAKAADKEALARKPVLEKLAAVLDQGRSARSAGLDAEEKALVRDLFLITLKPLMYIANVSEDGFENNPHLDAVRARAKEEGAEVVPVCAAIEEEMSQLEDADRDEFLKDLGLDEPGLNRVIRAGYRLLGLQTYFTAGVKEVRAWQLRAGSTAPQAAGVIHTDFERGFIRAETIGYDDFIKYKGEAGAKEAGRLRLEGKDYIVQEGDVLHFRFNV; from the coding sequence ATGGGTATCAAATGCGGCATCGTCGGTCTGCCCAACGTGGGCAAGTCGACCCTGTTCAACGCGCTGACCAAGGCGGGTATCGCCGCGGCGAACTTCCCGTTCTGCACGATCGAGCCGAACACCGGCATCGTGCCGGTGCCGGATCCGCGCCTTGAGGCGCTGGCCGCCATCGTCAAGCCCGAGCGCGTGATCCCGACCACGATGGAGTTCGTGGACATCGCCGGCCTGGTCGCCGGTGCGTCCAAGGGCGAAGGCCTGGGCAACAAGTTCCTGGCCCACATCCGCGAAACCGACGCCATCGCCCACGTGGTGCGCTGCTTCGAGAACGGCAACGTGATCCACGTGGCCAACAAGGTCGACCCGATCGCCGACATCGAGACCATCGATACCGAGCTGGCGCTGGCCGACCTGGAATCGGTGCTCAAGGCGCTGGACCGGGCCACCCGCGCGGCCAAGGCGGCCGACAAGGAAGCGCTGGCCCGCAAGCCGGTACTGGAAAAGCTGGCCGCGGTGCTCGACCAGGGTCGTTCGGCGCGTTCGGCCGGCCTGGATGCCGAGGAGAAGGCGCTGGTCCGCGACCTGTTCCTGATCACGCTCAAGCCGCTGATGTACATCGCCAACGTGTCCGAGGACGGGTTCGAGAACAACCCGCACCTGGACGCGGTGCGCGCCCGTGCCAAGGAAGAGGGCGCCGAGGTGGTGCCGGTGTGCGCGGCGATCGAGGAGGAGATGTCGCAGCTGGAAGACGCCGACCGCGACGAGTTCCTCAAGGACCTGGGCCTGGACGAGCCGGGCCTGAACCGCGTGATCCGCGCTGGCTACAGGCTGCTGGGCCTGCAGACCTACTTCACCGCTGGCGTGAAGGAAGTCCGCGCGTGGCAGCTGCGTGCCGGTTCGACCGCGCCGCAGGCCGCCGGCGTGATCCACACCGACTTCGAGCGCGGCTTCATCCGCGCCGAGACGATCGGCTACGACGACTTCATCAAGTACAAGGGTGAAGCCGGGGCCAAGGAAGCTGGCCGCCTGCGCCTGGAAGGCAAGGACTACATTGTCCAGGAAGGCGACGTGCTGCACTTCCGCTTCAACGTCTGA
- the pth gene encoding aminoacyl-tRNA hydrolase, which produces MTGLRLIVGLGNPGTEHARTRHNAGFHFVEALAEKAGARWSVDAKLFGETARVDIDGQSVWLLKPATFMNLSGKSVTAAQRFWKIEPEQTLLAHDELDLPPGVARLKFDGGHGGQNGLRDTIRLLGHGRFHRLRIGIGHPGHKDRVVPWVLGRPGKDDEVLIDRAIDDAIDVLPLAVRGDFNEAMKRLHTRR; this is translated from the coding sequence ATGACTGGCTTGCGACTGATCGTCGGTCTGGGCAACCCCGGAACCGAACACGCCCGGACCCGGCACAACGCCGGGTTTCATTTCGTTGAGGCCCTGGCCGAAAAGGCAGGGGCACGCTGGAGCGTGGACGCCAAGCTGTTCGGCGAAACCGCCAGGGTCGACATCGACGGCCAGTCGGTATGGCTGCTCAAGCCGGCCACCTTCATGAATCTTTCCGGCAAGTCGGTCACCGCCGCGCAGCGGTTCTGGAAGATCGAGCCGGAGCAGACCCTGCTGGCCCATGACGAACTGGACCTGCCGCCCGGCGTGGCGCGGCTCAAGTTCGATGGTGGCCACGGCGGGCAGAACGGCCTGCGCGATACCATCCGCCTACTCGGACATGGCAGGTTCCACCGCCTGCGTATCGGCATCGGCCATCCCGGCCACAAGGACCGTGTGGTGCCGTGGGTACTGGGCCGCCCGGGCAAGGACGACGAGGTGCTGATCGACCGCGCCATCGACGATGCCATCGACGTGCTGCCGCTGGCCGTGCGCGGTGACTTCAACGAGGCGATGAAGCGCCTGCACACCCGCAGGTAA
- a CDS encoding 50S ribosomal protein L25/general stress protein Ctc encodes MAKSHEIKVQRREVQGQGASRRLRREGLIPAVVYGGDREPANIQLNHNEVWLAQQNDWFYSSIIDLNLDGTVYKVLLRDMQRHPYKQLIMHLDFQRVNANEVLHAAVPLSFINEEISPAGKAADVAVTHELKEVNIACLPGDLPESIVVDLAELKAGDIIKLSDLKLPKGVEIPALKLGKDHDDAVVTAKAGKEDAAEAAAE; translated from the coding sequence ATGGCCAAGAGTCATGAAATCAAGGTCCAGCGTCGCGAAGTGCAAGGGCAGGGTGCGAGCCGCCGCCTGCGTCGCGAAGGTCTGATCCCGGCAGTCGTCTACGGTGGCGACCGCGAGCCGGCCAACATCCAGCTCAACCACAACGAAGTGTGGCTGGCCCAGCAGAACGACTGGTTCTACTCGTCGATCATCGACCTGAACCTGGATGGCACCGTGTACAAGGTGCTGCTGCGTGACATGCAGCGCCACCCGTACAAACAGCTGATCATGCACCTGGACTTCCAGCGCGTGAACGCCAACGAAGTGCTGCACGCCGCGGTGCCGCTGAGCTTCATCAACGAGGAAATCTCGCCGGCCGGCAAGGCCGCCGACGTGGCCGTCACCCACGAACTGAAGGAAGTGAACATCGCCTGCCTGCCGGGCGACCTGCCGGAGTCGATCGTGGTTGACCTGGCCGAGCTGAAGGCCGGCGACATCATCAAGCTGTCCGACCTCAAGCTGCCGAAGGGTGTTGAAATCCCGGCCCTGAAGCTGGGCAAGGACCACGACGACGCCGTGGTCACCGCCAAGGCCGGCAAGGAAGACGCCGCCGAAGCGGCTGCCGAGTAA
- a CDS encoding ribose-phosphate diphosphokinase produces MQTSPNLLVFSGNANKHLAQSICKELGVRPGKALVSSFSDGEVQVEIQENVRKQDVFVVQPTCAPSAEHLMELLVIIDALKRASASSVTAVVPYFGYARQDRRMRSSRVPITAKVAAKMFSAVHTDQILTVDLHADQIQGFFDMPVDNVYASPLLLADIWRAYGTDNLIVVSPDVGGVVRARAVAKRLDDADLAIIDKRRPRANVSTVMNIIGDVEGKTCVMVDDIVDTAGTLCAAAAALKARGALKVAAYCTHAVLSGPAVDNLNNSQLDELVVTDTIPLSDAARVCSKIRQISVAEMLAETMRRIAFGESVSSLYVD; encoded by the coding sequence ATGCAAACCTCGCCCAACCTGCTGGTTTTTTCCGGCAATGCCAACAAGCACCTTGCGCAGAGCATCTGCAAGGAACTGGGCGTGCGGCCGGGCAAGGCCCTGGTGTCCAGCTTCTCCGACGGCGAAGTGCAGGTGGAGATCCAGGAGAACGTGCGCAAGCAGGACGTGTTCGTGGTCCAGCCGACCTGCGCGCCCAGTGCCGAGCACCTGATGGAGCTGCTGGTGATCATCGATGCGCTCAAGCGCGCGTCGGCCTCCAGCGTCACCGCGGTGGTGCCGTACTTCGGCTACGCCCGCCAGGATCGCCGCATGCGCTCCTCGCGCGTGCCGATCACGGCCAAGGTGGCGGCCAAGATGTTCTCGGCCGTGCATACCGACCAGATCCTCACGGTCGACCTGCATGCCGACCAGATCCAGGGCTTCTTCGATATGCCGGTGGACAACGTCTATGCGTCGCCGCTGCTGCTGGCCGACATCTGGCGTGCCTACGGCACCGACAATCTGATCGTGGTCAGCCCGGACGTGGGCGGCGTGGTCCGCGCCCGTGCGGTGGCCAAGCGCCTGGATGACGCCGACCTGGCGATCATCGACAAGCGCCGCCCGCGCGCCAACGTGTCCACGGTGATGAACATCATCGGTGACGTCGAAGGCAAGACCTGCGTCATGGTCGACGACATCGTCGATACCGCCGGCACCCTGTGTGCCGCTGCCGCTGCCCTCAAGGCGCGCGGTGCGCTCAAGGTCGCCGCCTACTGCACCCACGCCGTGCTCTCGGGCCCGGCGGTTGACAACCTCAACAATTCCCAGCTCGACGAGCTGGTGGTGACCGACACCATCCCGCTGTCCGATGCGGCGCGGGTGTGCAGCAAGATCCGCCAGATCAGCGTGGCCGAGATGCTGGCCGAGACGATGCGCCGCATCGCCTTCGGTGAGTCGGTCAGCTCGCTGTACGTCGATTGA
- the ispE gene encoding 4-(cytidine 5'-diphospho)-2-C-methyl-D-erythritol kinase: MVVDPAGWSLWPAPAKLNLFLHITGRRPDGYHQLQTVFRILNWGDDIALRVRPDGQIRREGGSVAGVAEADDLAVRAAILLKKSANIAQGADIRIEKRIPAGGGFGGGSSDAATVLVALNALWSAGLDVDALATLGLSLGADVPVFVRGHNAWAEGVGEELVPLDLPPAWYLLVDPGVHVPTAALFQSADLTRDAAPAKISDFASGALLGNAFEPVLRRREPAIEGVFQALSSIGRPQLTGSGSGCFVEFATRAAAEQALAQLPGRLRAWVVAGAARSPLLDTLEQLKRI; encoded by the coding sequence GTGGTTGTTGATCCGGCCGGCTGGTCGCTGTGGCCCGCCCCGGCCAAGCTGAACCTGTTCCTGCACATCACTGGCCGCCGTCCCGACGGCTACCACCAGCTGCAGACCGTGTTCCGTATCCTCAACTGGGGCGACGACATCGCCCTGCGGGTGCGGCCCGATGGCCAGATCCGCCGCGAGGGCGGCTCGGTCGCCGGCGTGGCCGAGGCCGATGACCTCGCCGTTCGCGCAGCCATCCTTCTTAAAAAGTCGGCGAACATCGCGCAAGGTGCGGATATCCGTATCGAAAAGCGTATTCCTGCCGGTGGCGGTTTTGGCGGTGGATCGTCGGATGCGGCAACCGTGCTGGTCGCGCTCAACGCGCTGTGGAGCGCCGGGCTGGATGTCGACGCGCTGGCCACGCTGGGCCTGTCACTGGGCGCGGACGTGCCGGTGTTCGTGCGCGGGCACAACGCCTGGGCCGAGGGGGTGGGCGAGGAGCTGGTCCCGCTGGACCTGCCGCCGGCCTGGTACCTGCTGGTCGACCCGGGCGTGCATGTGCCGACCGCCGCACTTTTCCAGTCCGCCGATTTGACGCGGGATGCTGCACCCGCGAAAATATCGGACTTCGCTTCCGGGGCCCTGCTCGGTAATGCGTTCGAGCCAGTGCTGCGCCGCCGTGAACCCGCCATCGAAGGCGTGTTCCAGGCCTTGTCCAGCATCGGCCGGCCGCAGCTGACCGGGTCGGGCAGCGGTTGTTTCGTCGAGTTCGCCACGCGCGCTGCCGCCGAGCAGGCGCTGGCGCAGTTGCCGGGACGGCTGCGGGCGTGGGTGGTGGCAGGCGCAGCGCGCTCGCCGCTGCTCGACACGCTGGAACAGTTGAAGCGGATTTGA
- the lolB gene encoding lipoprotein insertase outer membrane protein LolB, protein MTHSILRAPLLALALISLTACTSMGPRRTPSSDEVAEVPEAARQAEAGRQASLRALPDWSFSGRVAVSRGRDGGNGRIEWQQQGTGYEIQLAAPVTRQSWRLSGDSTRPGARLEGLDGGPRGADDAQQLLLQATGWDIPVGPLSDWVRGLAAAEGEAPEHLGSDIGGRPRRLLQRGWNIEFMDWHPAEAETGRPALPRRIEASRGDARVRLIVDQWNLEIP, encoded by the coding sequence ATGACGCATTCCATCCTGCGGGCGCCGCTGCTGGCGCTGGCATTGATTTCCCTCACCGCCTGCACCTCGATGGGGCCGCGCAGGACGCCGTCCAGCGACGAGGTGGCCGAGGTGCCCGAAGCCGCACGCCAGGCCGAGGCCGGGCGCCAGGCCTCCCTGCGCGCGCTGCCGGACTGGTCGTTCAGCGGCCGGGTGGCAGTCAGCCGCGGCCGTGATGGCGGCAACGGTCGCATCGAGTGGCAGCAGCAGGGCACCGGCTACGAGATCCAGCTGGCCGCGCCGGTGACCCGCCAGAGCTGGCGGCTGTCCGGCGACAGCACCCGCCCGGGTGCGCGCCTGGAAGGACTGGACGGTGGCCCGCGCGGTGCCGATGACGCCCAGCAACTGCTGCTGCAGGCCACCGGCTGGGACATCCCGGTCGGGCCGCTGTCGGACTGGGTCCGCGGCCTGGCCGCGGCCGAGGGCGAAGCCCCGGAACACCTGGGCAGCGACATCGGGGGCCGTCCGCGCCGGCTGCTGCAGCGCGGCTGGAACATCGAATTCATGGACTGGCACCCGGCCGAGGCCGAAACCGGCCGTCCAGCGCTGCCGCGGCGCATCGAGGCCAGTCGCGGCGATGCCAGGGTGCGGCTGATCGTGGACCAGTGGAACCTGGAAATCCCATGA
- a CDS encoding tetratricopeptide repeat protein codes for MPVLIRILCGALMLPMLALSPLAAAERAPVAADPVPLEPILAGEFALQAGKLADAARWYLEAAKAVDGDAGLAERATRIAMLAGDDARSSQAVALWARRDPDALGMLASRAALALGKGQLRPARRDLLALLRHRDPTGWRFALVALASGVRDPGAPATLLAELVDAGAIPDDIEAWQEFGRLALRLDQPQLTRRMVAEVVRRFPDEPRVALLHATQLNQDGRRDEALEVLAGVEPRIEGDLELRNALAFAYDAVGDAAAAERVLATGEQDLQSWGMRASLLAKQQDKTALADLYEGLVKAEPEPDAAHQLLLGKIAEFLKRHQEAVAWYEAVPQGPHRSEARLRAINARHELGDRQVALTQVRALQADASVEDDVRRDAYLLEAELHQRSNQPAAEIEVLGRGLAAWPDEGALLYARALAWERADDIERAEADLRRLLVSEPENVAALNALGYTLADRTTRYQEALELIDRARVAEPDNAAIVDSYGWVLYRLGRNEEALVHLRRAWTLAKDPEIAAHVGEVLWVLGREDEARHYFDEARKLDPENRALQRATEKLGT; via the coding sequence ATGCCCGTACTGATTCGCATCCTCTGCGGTGCATTGATGTTGCCAATGCTCGCCCTGTCGCCGCTGGCTGCGGCCGAACGGGCGCCCGTGGCTGCCGATCCGGTCCCGCTGGAGCCCATCCTGGCCGGCGAATTCGCCCTGCAGGCCGGCAAGCTGGCCGATGCGGCGCGCTGGTACCTGGAGGCCGCCAAGGCCGTCGATGGCGACGCCGGGCTGGCCGAACGTGCCACCCGCATCGCAATGCTGGCCGGTGACGACGCGCGCTCCAGCCAGGCCGTCGCGCTGTGGGCCAGGCGTGATCCCGACGCCTTGGGCATGCTCGCCAGCCGGGCCGCGCTGGCCCTGGGCAAGGGCCAGCTGCGTCCGGCGCGCCGTGACCTGCTGGCCCTGCTGCGCCATCGCGATCCGACCGGCTGGCGCTTTGCGCTGGTCGCGCTGGCTTCCGGCGTGCGTGATCCGGGCGCGCCGGCAACACTGCTGGCCGAGCTGGTCGATGCCGGTGCCATTCCCGATGACATCGAGGCCTGGCAGGAATTCGGCCGCCTGGCCCTGCGGCTGGACCAGCCCCAGCTGACCAGGCGCATGGTGGCCGAGGTGGTCAGGCGTTTCCCCGACGAGCCACGGGTCGCCCTGCTGCATGCCACCCAGCTCAACCAGGACGGTCGCCGCGACGAGGCGCTGGAGGTGCTGGCCGGCGTCGAGCCGCGCATCGAGGGTGACCTGGAGCTGCGCAACGCGCTGGCCTTCGCCTACGACGCGGTCGGTGATGCTGCCGCCGCCGAGCGCGTGCTGGCCACCGGCGAGCAGGACCTGCAGAGCTGGGGCATGCGTGCCTCGCTGCTGGCCAAGCAGCAGGACAAGACCGCCCTGGCTGATCTGTACGAGGGCCTGGTCAAGGCCGAGCCCGAGCCGGATGCCGCCCATCAGCTGCTGCTGGGCAAGATCGCCGAGTTCCTCAAGCGCCATCAGGAGGCCGTGGCCTGGTACGAGGCCGTGCCGCAGGGTCCGCATCGCAGCGAGGCGAGGCTGCGTGCGATCAACGCCCGCCACGAGCTCGGCGACCGCCAGGTTGCGCTGACCCAGGTGCGCGCGCTGCAGGCCGATGCCTCGGTCGAGGATGACGTGCGCCGTGACGCCTACCTGCTGGAGGCTGAGCTGCACCAGCGCAGCAACCAGCCCGCCGCCGAGATCGAGGTGCTTGGCCGCGGCCTGGCCGCCTGGCCGGACGAGGGCGCGCTGCTGTACGCCCGGGCGCTGGCCTGGGAGCGTGCCGACGACATCGAGCGGGCCGAGGCCGACCTGCGCCGGCTCCTGGTCAGCGAACCGGAAAACGTGGCCGCGCTCAACGCGCTGGGTTACACCCTGGCCGACCGCACCACCCGCTACCAGGAGGCGCTGGAGCTGATCGACCGCGCCCGCGTGGCCGAGCCGGACAACGCGGCCATCGTCGACAGCTATGGCTGGGTGCTGTACCGGCTCGGCCGCAACGAGGAGGCGCTGGTGCACCTGCGCCGCGCCTGGACGCTGGCCAAGGATCCGGAAATCGCCGCGCACGTCGGCGAGGTGCTGTGGGTGCTGGGGCGCGAGGACGAGGCCCGCCACTACTTCGACGAGGCCCGCAAGCTCGATCCCGAGAACCGCGCCCTGCAGCGCGCCACCGAGAAACTGGGTACATGA
- the hemA gene encoding glutamyl-tRNA reductase, which translates to MTLWVLGLNHQTAPVELRERASFGGDALPRALDSLRQSSQLNESVLLSTCNRTELYAVSESGDALTRWLEGQAGGLQGFVYQHRDADAVRHLFRVATGLDSMVLGEPQILGQVKDAWALARESGILGHELDRLFQQTFSVAKRARTDTRIGANPVSVASTAVRLAQSSFARLDESTVLLVGAGETIELAAKHLTEGGVKRLLVANRTLANGQELASRHGGVALPLAELDRHLAEADIVFSATAARDPVITAAQVSDALRQRRHKPMLLFDLAVPRDIETEVGKLSDAFLYTVDDLERAVEENRRSRREAAAEAEAIIELQVQRYFESLQASSRQAPIKQLRAFGEATRAELLAKAHQQLAHGRPAAEVLEQLAHGLTNRLLHPPTAALRQAALEGDTELTRAAERLFPATPGYHHPLASRDDADPAP; encoded by the coding sequence ATGACCCTTTGGGTGCTCGGACTGAATCACCAGACCGCGCCGGTGGAACTGCGCGAGCGCGCTTCCTTCGGCGGCGACGCCCTGCCCCGTGCACTGGATTCGCTGCGCCAGTCATCCCAGCTCAACGAATCGGTCCTGCTGTCCACCTGCAACCGCACCGAGCTCTATGCGGTGAGTGAAAGCGGCGATGCGCTGACCCGGTGGCTGGAAGGCCAGGCCGGCGGGCTGCAGGGCTTCGTCTACCAGCATCGCGACGCCGACGCCGTGCGCCACCTGTTCCGGGTCGCCACCGGGCTGGACTCGATGGTGCTGGGCGAACCGCAGATCCTGGGCCAGGTGAAGGATGCCTGGGCGCTGGCGCGCGAGTCGGGGATCCTCGGCCACGAGCTGGACCGGCTGTTCCAGCAGACCTTCTCGGTGGCCAAGCGTGCGCGCACCGACACCCGCATCGGCGCCAACCCGGTGTCGGTGGCCTCGACCGCGGTACGCCTGGCGCAGAGTTCCTTCGCGCGGCTGGATGAATCCACTGTGCTGCTGGTCGGTGCCGGCGAGACCATCGAGCTGGCCGCCAAGCACCTGACCGAAGGCGGGGTGAAGCGGCTGCTGGTCGCCAACCGCACGCTGGCCAATGGCCAGGAACTGGCCAGCCGCCATGGTGGCGTGGCGCTGCCGTTGGCCGAATTGGACCGCCACCTGGCCGAGGCCGACATCGTATTCTCGGCCACCGCCGCGCGCGATCCGGTGATCACTGCCGCACAGGTCTCGGACGCGCTGCGCCAGCGCCGGCACAAACCGATGCTGCTGTTCGACCTGGCGGTGCCGCGCGACATCGAGACCGAGGTCGGCAAGCTGTCCGACGCCTTCCTCTACACCGTCGACGACCTCGAACGAGCGGTGGAGGAGAACCGGCGCAGCCGCCGCGAGGCCGCGGCCGAGGCGGAGGCCATTATCGAGCTGCAGGTGCAGCGCTATTTCGAATCGCTGCAGGCCAGCAGCCGCCAGGCACCGATCAAGCAACTGCGCGCCTTTGGCGAGGCCACCCGCGCCGAACTGCTGGCCAAGGCACACCAGCAGCTGGCCCACGGCCGCCCGGCCGCCGAAGTGCTCGAGCAGCTCGCCCACGGCCTGACCAACCGCCTGCTGCATCCGCCGACCGCCGCGCTGCGCCAGGCCGCGCTGGAAGGCGACACCGAACTCACCCGCGCCGCCGAGCGCCTGTTCCCGGCCACGCCGGGCTACCACCATCCCCTAGCGAGCCGCGATGACGCCGACCCTGCGCCGTAA